Genomic window (Melioribacteraceae bacterium):
CGATAAAATATGTTCCCCCTCTTCAATAACCGGTTGATACTTAAATATTACTTTTCTCTGAATTGTATCGTAACTAATATTATCAAATGATGAGTAGTAGATTCTATTATTATCCAAATAAAACTGAACCGCGGAGGTATCATGAACCGGAAAGTTGCCCTGATAATCCAGTTCGGCGGTAATAAGTGGCGCATATGAAATGTAGTCATCATTCAATATTTCGTTACCGTCGAATAACACTCTTATTTTTGCCGAAGCTACTGATGTAGCTTCATCTTTCTTAACATAAAATGATCTCTTAAAACTATTATTATCCTTGAACAGCTCTCGTATTTTATTTTCTTTATCAACTGTGATGTTAAAACTCATCTCACCATAACCGTCACTGTTATTGGAATTATAGGTATAAGAAAAATGTTTTTTAGAATAAGGATCAATTGATGATATAGTAGTATCCTTTAACACTTTTTTTGAATTATCGGGTTTAATCAATTCAAGTTGCAGTGAAACATTTTCGGCTTTAGTTTTTCCCGCATTTACTACTGAATAAAAGAGCTGAATATTATTGCCTTGCTTGACTGAATCACTGCTGAGATTAACGACTTGATAGTTCAGTCCAAGTTCAGGAAGAGTTTTATAATTTACTCCTATACTTTTAATTGTAGGACTTTCGAAGAGAGGACTGGCGGCAAAACCGGTTTTTAATTTAATCTTGGGATATGTTTTGTAATCTATAGAAGAAATATCAATCGACTTTTCCGTAAGATTTATATTGGTTAAAGTATCAACAGTGCCATCATCTTTAATTCCGAGAGGTGTAATAGTTATTGTTGAGTTTGATGGTAATGTATAATCCAAATTTATAGTTTCCCAGCCAGTTGATTGACCTATTAGAGGAAAGATAGCGTAACCATTTTGTTGTTTCACCAATTTTGAAATTTCGACAATTGCCGGTCCTTCAAAATGCTTTTTATAAGATTCCGGAACAGTGCCGACTGGGGCTCCCTTTTTCCCAATCATAGCCCATGACTCTCGATATCTAACGTCATCTATAAATTTGCTTCCCAAAGCTTTAATTGCATTTCTAACGGCGCTTGGTGGAGAATAATTTAATACTGATTGAGCTCCATCATCACATATCGCTACAATAACAGTCTTACCTTCCGGTAAAGAATTAATATAATTGATGAGCGCTGTTGAAGTTTCAGTCATTGTTTGTGGATAATTATAATACTTTATATTATTAACAGTAAGTGTATATTGATCAACCTCGGCAGTAACAATTCCCCAGAAAAAAGTATTTGGCAGTTTTTCTTCACCACTTCTTAAAACTGAAGCAAATTTTCCATCATTCCCACCGGCTGAGGTAATTCGAAGCACAACATTTCCTTTTGCTAATTCCCATTCTTTTGTTGTTTGATTAAATATTAATCCCATTGGGTTAATATCTTTTTCTCTAAAATCAGATCCCATAAACCAAGTGTAATTATTATTAGAGACAAACGAGTTTAGACTCGACCAATCATTTCGAGAACTTAATCTACTTCTCCACCAATATCTTTTATCATTTTGAAGATTGTTTAATTTTATTTCTGTAAAAAGGGAATCAAATGAATGAGTCGATTCTTGAGGGTTGTTAAAGCTCTCGTTATCGACGATTGAAAGAAGGAGCTTCTCATCATTATTGTCCATTTTGTCAATAGGATTTAATAAAAGAATTGATTCCCTATTTGAATTGTAATAATCATCATTTTCAAGAGCTCTTAAATTAGTAGAATGAACATTAAACTCTATTTGCGCGCTGTTATCCTCTTCTGACAATTCCTCAATTTTATTTGCATTATCCAATTCAATCTTAATTGTATGGACCCCAATTTTACCTGAAACTGGAATATCTTTAATCAGTTCACAGTTAAAGAGCGGAGAGGCTATTTTAGTTTTTAACTCATAAATTATTGTTCCATTGTAAGTATCAGTAATAATTATATCCAAGGAATCAGCAGGGACCCGGCCCAAATTTTTAATATCAAATTTTATTTTCGTGAATTGATCCAGATCGCTTGGGTTAGAATTTGGAAGAGAAATGTTACTATTTGTGATTTTGTAATTGGGTTTTGAAGGAAGAGCAAAATTTATGATCGGGTCACCAAATAATAAATTGCAATAATTAAATACACGATTAACCTCGGAGGAACCATAATCGGTGAGCATTTTCATTTTTGCGGCACTATGAGCTTTTCCAATTATTGTAATGTTATCTATAAGTAATTTTTCATAAAATAATTTTGGGAATAAGAGTGAAGTACTCAGATAACCATAGCTTGAATTACCAAAATAAGCTATTGCCTGGCCATCGGTTGATCCGCTCGTAAATGACTCACCGAAAGCGTTAACATCAGGTTCAGCGAATCTGCCGGTTGAGCATCCAAAATCAGTAATTAAAGGGAGTCTATCGTTATAATAATTTTTTAAGTCTAATACTGTAGTAATTCCATTATCCCAGGTTTGTGTACCGCTATGACCGAGATAAGAAATGAATAATCCCCCATCAGATACAATATCATTAAATTCCTTGAGTCTAACAGGTCCAAAATTACTCACCGGATTTATAGTTTTGTAGAAATGAAATCCATTACCCCCTACCGGCTCATTCTTCACGTATTTATCCAGCACAAACTGGTTAGTGCTTTTTATCTGCTCAAGCTCAGAAGGTTTTGTCGGATCACCACCGCTAAAAAATAAGAACTGTTTATTCCACTCATCAAATCCTCTGCTTATATAACTCTTATGTTTATTTAAATAGTGATTGACCTGCTGGTTGTTTTCGGCGGGGATTCGTCCAACATACATTTGAGGAATATTCGGGTTTAAGCTATCCCACATAACATACCAAGAATCGCTAACCGGCATTCCAAATGATGGCACTAAATCTTTTTTCCTAATTGCGGGAGCCGGAGTTACAACATCTCTAAAATCATAATTCGCATCTCCAATTATCGTTAAATATGATGGAGCCGGAGCCTGCCAATTTGAGTAAGCGGTCATCAAAAAATCGCGGATAGCTTCGGCGCTTTTTAATCCATAATTAAACTCATCATAAATATCGTTAACGAAAAATAATTGCGCTCGGATACCATATTCTTTTGAAATAAAATCTTTGTAAGCATTTGAGGAAGAAGCTAATGACGGGTGTGTGATTATTATATAATCGGCTCCTCTTGATCTATCTCTTAGATTTGCAAAATATTTTTTATATGCCAGTTTCGGTTTCTTAATTAATGATTTCTTAACTATATAGTACTCATCCCCCGGGCTCACATTATCTGTAAATATTAATGTTTTAATTGAAGTACCGATAAGCTTAAATCCAGTAATTTTTTTAAATGAGGGCTTTAGCTTGTAAACAGATATATCTTCAAAGGGTGAGTTAATATTAGTGATCTTTATAATTTTATTGCCGCTTACAATATCCTCTCTAATTCTAACTGTGATAGAATCATTCTTAGCTACATTAAAGCGTGGATAATCAATATCAATCCAATCAACTAAAAACTGGTGAAATGCCGCAGTGGTAGGCATACCAAACACTCTAAAAGTATTAGTACCATTAACCATTGTATTGGTGTTAAATGAAGCACTAAGATTTACGGTGCTCAGGTAGTCATATGTAATTGATTCTTGTACAGTTGAAGAGTTTAAACTTACACCCGTTTTATGTGCGTTCTGCTGAATATTGGAAGCGTTGCTTATGAGTCGGACTATAGTGTTTACATTTTGATTTGGTACAATATCACTTGCGGTAAAAGTGCGCGGAGTATTTCCGGAGGCTCCCATAAAGAACCATGTCCACACTTTATTTTCCTGGTAAAAAGGAAGATTAGTTCTAGGAGAGACAGAATCATAATACCACAATCTAACATCCTGCTCCAAATGTATTTTAGCAAGATGAGTATTGATTGTATCGGTGACTATGCCATTAAATGAATTATCGACAAAAACTCTATTTCCCTCATCGCTGTGCCATGTAAGCCATACAAATGCAGTATCGGAATATCGATCCATATAGTTCAGATATTCATCTCTAGACTTAACTATTGTTCTATAATTTAGGGAGCCATAATTTTTTTCACCCCAAAATTCGATATAATCGCCCGGGTCAAAAGTATTATCATTTTCACCACTTACATAGACCTCTCTTTGTTTCCCTTTGAAATAGATTTTAAACGATTTAGGATTTATCCCAAGTGTGCTAACGCCTAAATTATCTAAGTCTTCTTTTGTGATGCGATAGAGGCCATCTTGACTTATAGCATATTTAATATATTCATTAGACTTATCGATCCAATCACCATCATCATGAATATCATAATTGGGAATCGAGCGGAACTCATCGGCTGAATCATAGTTAATAATTAATTGGGATAATTCTTCATCGAAGTCACTTTTAGAACGTTTTACACTACTTATCTTACCCAGTGAAGTGTAGTTAATTTTTAATGTGGCTTCGGTTAGGAAAGATATTTTTCTCTCTTTCCAATTATAAGAATGAGTATTTACTTTAATGATAGCGCAATAATAATCTCTAACCCAACTGTAACCTATTAACTCAATATCTGTATTCGGGTATTCATCGGAGCTAAAAGCAGAAGCGCTTAATTCAGTTTCAATTTCTTGATAAGTGGAATCGGAAGTTTTCATTAACTGGGGATTAGCAGCCGGTTCAATATCCAATATACTTTCAAGTTTCCGTTCAGTGAGCTCAACATTAATTTTAGAATTTGGAGGGATAGCAACATATATATTTTTAGATGGGAGAGCAGGATAACCGGGATAAGAGGCGTCGATGAATTCACTGTATGAGGCAATTTTTCGAGAACCTTTTTCAATTACGCTAAATATCGGTTGATGAAATCGTAGTGAAAGCTGAAGCCCATTATTGATATTAGTATTACTATCAAGAATTGTTTGCGAAAGTATCGCACCATTAATGATGAATAGGATAAAAAATAGACTTCGGAAATAATCTTTCATATAATTTTTGATAAGTTAACTTTTACTTCACATTACTAATTTTCAATTTAGCAATTCGAAATATAAATAAAGGTATTCCAATTAAATATCTCTTCCAAAGGCGGCGGGGTTCGGAGAACACTCTAAAAATCCATTCTAAACCTAATCTCTGAAGAATTACTGGTCCCCTTCTTCTTTTACCTGCTAAAAATGAAAAGATATCTCCGACCGCTTGAATAACCGGTACATTTAATTTCTTACAATGGTTACTTATCCATACTTCCTGCTTCGGCGATCCCAAACCTACCCATAGGATATCCGTATTGGAGTTATTAATAATGCTAATTAAATGTTCCTCTGATAAATTGTTGTAGCCATTGTGCATTCCACTTAGATTCAAGTTGGGATATAATTTTAGAAGATTACATTTAACTAGTTCTAAGTAATCAGTTGTGGACCCCAAAAAGAAAATGGACCATCCCCTAATTTCACATTCCCTTAAATAATTTAATGCGTGATCAGTCCAGTTAAATCGTTTTATTTTTTGTTCACCGATGAATCTGCACGCTAACCAGATACCAATTCCATCCGGATGAATTATTTCAATATTATTAATGAGTTTTGTTAGATAGTTATCTTTATAAGTTAAATTGAATATAAAGTGATTTAAATATGCTATTCTAATTTTTGTCCGATTTAATATTGCTGTTTCATTTAACAAAATGAGTCTCTTAAAATTAACATCTGAAACTCCAACTCTGCCAATAGAGTATTTATTTGGAAGTATCACCAACTAAATCCTCATAGATTTTTATTAGTTCATTACAATATTCATTGGGACTATTTAACTTAGATACTTTCTGGAACAGATTTTCCCCGAGTTTTTTTTGTAATTCTGTATTATTGAGCAGGTAAACAATTTTGTTGTAGAGATCATCAACATTTCCGGGTTCTACGAGCAGGCCATCAACTCCATCTTCAATAAATTCTTCAATGCCACCGGTTCGTCCACCAATAAAAGGTTTTTGGGCTAAACCTGTCTCGAGCATAACGAATGGAAATGGATCAATTCTAGATGGGAGTACTACAATATCCGCAATAGAATAATAACTTGATAAATCTATTTGAGGACCATAATAATTCAATATTTTTTTCGCTGGATATATATTATTGAATTCTTCCGGTGACATATCTCCTACTACCATAAATAATATTTTTTCATTATGATTTTCTATTTTTTCAATGACCTGCATTAATATGTCAAATCCTTTTACATAATTAATTCTTCCAACAAATAGTAGTATCCGTTCACATTCGTTAATACCTACCTGTTCTTTTGTTTTTTTTAAAGTTGTAACATCTTGTGTATCGAACAGTCCTACATAATTATAAAGTTGAAATACTTTTTGCCGAGGTACATTATATTGATTTATTATTCTTTTTTCTACTTCCTTACTTACAGCAATAATTTTGTGAGATTTGAAGCTGAGATGCTTCCACCCCTCAACCATACTATGAATTGTTGAAATAGTATTTACATTAATAATTTTACTTAAAATATAAGCAATCAGTTCAGGATAGCGGTGATGAGTATGGATGAGATTAATTTTATTTGCTGAACAGTATTTATATAATAGAATCAACTCCTTTAATAATTTATAAGGATTTTTATTACCCCGCATAAAGTCAATATAATCAACTCTAACATTCAATCCTTTTAATCTATCTACTGAATCGCCATTATTTGTAATGATAAAGATATTGAGTTCTTTTCTTTGACTGAGTTCTTTTAATAACAAATAAACATGCATGCTAACACCGCAAGCATAATTGAAATCGGGAGATATGTGAAGAATATTCATTTTAATTTACTTAATAATATTTTCATACAAATCTTCAAAATAATTTTTAAATAGAGTCATATTGTACTTTTGTTTTAACACTCTATTTCCATTCTTTCCTAAACTTAACCTAAATGCTTTATCATCGATTAGTCTTTGCACTGATAATTTACCTGCTTCAATATTTCCCTTAGGAAATACTAACCCGCAATTGTTTTCAACCAATATTTCTTTTGCTCCCCCTACATCAGTTGAAACTATAGGTATAGAATTAGCCATCGCTTCCCAATAAGTCAATGGCAAACCCTCCCAATCGGAAGTGAATAGAATGATATCGAAACAATCGAAATTGCTTGGTGCATTTTGTACATATCCGTAGAATCTGCAATTATCGCTCACATTAAGCTGCGCAGACAGTGACCTCATGTCATTTAATAAGGGACCTTCACCAAAAAAAACAAAGAACACTTTTTCTCCTGAGTTTAATAAACTTTGCAATATTTTTAACGCATTGTCCATTCTCTTTTGAATTTCCATTCTTGCTACTACTCCAACAATGAAATACTCACTTTTTAGTCTAAGTAATTCTTCCTTCACAGAAATATTCTGAACATTCTGATTGACTGGAATGAAACCATTGTAGTACACTTCAACTCGAGGGAATATCTTTGTTTCAGATTCCAATAATCTTTTGCTACTCTCTGATGGAGTGATCGCTAAATGAACTGATTTGGTATAAACAATTATTAAATGGATTATTTGCAGAATTAATCTTTCGATTAGGTTATGATAAACAGAGGATAAAAATAAACCATGATAGTTAAATATGAGTTTAGTTTTGAGAAATATGTTAAGTAAACCGGAAAGAATATATGGTTTTATAAGATGTGCTTGAATAATATCCACATTTTCTTTTATTATAACTCTATAAAGTTTTCTAATACATAGTAGAGATAATCTCTTAGATAATTCCGGAATAATATAATATCTAATGCCTAACTGTAGCAGCTTTGCCTTAACAACCTCACCACCTTGGAAAATTAGAATCTGCTCATACTTTGTGGGATCAACTGAGTTAAACAGCATCAATAAATGAGTAAAAACTCCATCCGATTCACCGGTGATGCGGTCACATATATGGCAGATTTTAATTTTAATTTTCAATTAAGTTCTCATAAATCTTATGATACTGATCTGAAATTCTTTCCCAATTTAATGAATAATAAATCTCCCTGGCATTTTTTGAAATTAAACAATAATCGTATTTATCAGTTTGACTATTATTTATTATTTGTGTTAACTCATTCGGTTTATTATGATCATATACAAAACCATTATAACCAGTCGTTATGTATTTGGAGATACCAGTATTGGTTGATACTATCGGTATAATTCCCATTGCCATACACTCTGCCACAAAAATGGGAAAAGTATCAAATGATGTAGATTTAATAACAATGTTTTTGTCCATCATAAATTTTATGAGATCAGTTTTAGTCATTAATTTTATGCGGGTAATATTGAAGTTCGCATTTTTGATTTGGTTGGGATCAACTTCCCCGATTATAAATAATTCAAATTTAATTTTAGGATTAACACAATTTAGTGAATCAATTACTATGTTTAAGCCCCTATCCACTGATAAATCAGAACCATTATAAAATACAATTTTCAGATATTGCCACTGACTTATATTTTCATAGGCGTCATAAAATTCAGCATCAATACCATTGTCAATTAATTCATATTTCAAAGGATTTTTGCCATATATCTTATTCATTAACTTTTTTTGCTCATTGGTATAAAAACAAATAAGATCAGAATAATTGATTTCAAGCCATTCCAAAACGATATCTTTAATTTTCCCCTGTTGAAATAACTGCAGACCACTTAGTCTAATCTCATGTCTAAGCACAGCATGTTTTGTTACAACAAGGGAGGATTTAAAAATAAATTTATACAAATAAATAGGAATAATAAATCTCTCTGAATTGACGATATGAATAATATTGGGCTTCTCTTTGATTAAGAATAGAAATAAAGCGATAATCCCTCTTCGCTGAATTTGGCCCTCTTCATATTCTGTTTTACCAAACAATTTTGTTAGAATACTTATTCTTTCGTTTGGTACTTTAAAGAAATGCGTTAAAAAGTAGACCTCTTTTTCCTTTTTTTTAAGTTCGGTAAACAATCTCTTCGCAACTTTTTCAGGTCCGGTCAATAATTCGCCGAAATTATATTTCCCAATTAAAACAATTTTCATATTTCTATTTATAGCTTATACCGAATACTATAATTATGTGTTTAATTAGATTTTTACACATCTTTTTTCATCTATTTGAAAAAAAGAATTAACAAATTTGAGCCATCATATAATTTAAATTTTGGATATGCAAAATAATCTCATTCGTCTTATCTGCTTCAAAAAAAATACTTTCTATTAAATCAAAAGATTTCTTTTTCAAAAAAGAAACCCTTCTTAAAAAGATAGATTATTACGCAAAATGCTATACATAACTCTGTAAACAGCATTGTTATCGAGGCACCGATTTCTTCATAAACGTGAATTAATAAAAAAGCTGTAACTATACTTAGAGCCGCAGCGGATGACATGATTACTGCTAGCACTTTAGCCTGCCCCATATTTAAGATTGATTGCATCCCGAATAAATTGCTTATGAAAATTATAAAAGGTAAAAAAGAGAGTATTTTTAATATAATAACTGAACTCATATATTCAGATCCAAGTAAAATTATTACAATTTCTTTGGAGAA
Coding sequences:
- a CDS encoding glycosyltransferase family 4 protein, with the protein product MNILHISPDFNYACGVSMHVYLLLKELSQRKELNIFIITNNGDSVDRLKGLNVRVDYIDFMRGNKNPYKLLKELILLYKYCSANKINLIHTHHRYPELIAYILSKIINVNTISTIHSMVEGWKHLSFKSHKIIAVSKEVEKRIINQYNVPRQKVFQLYNYVGLFDTQDVTTLKKTKEQVGINECERILLFVGRINYVKGFDILMQVIEKIENHNEKILFMVVGDMSPEEFNNIYPAKKILNYYGPQIDLSSYYSIADIVVLPSRIDPFPFVMLETGLAQKPFIGGRTGGIEEFIEDGVDGLLVEPGNVDDLYNKIVYLLNNTELQKKLGENLFQKVSKLNSPNEYCNELIKIYEDLVGDTSK
- a CDS encoding glycosyltransferase is translated as MKIKIKICHICDRITGESDGVFTHLLMLFNSVDPTKYEQILIFQGGEVVKAKLLQLGIRYYIIPELSKRLSLLCIRKLYRVIIKENVDIIQAHLIKPYILSGLLNIFLKTKLIFNYHGLFLSSVYHNLIERLILQIIHLIIVYTKSVHLAITPSESSKRLLESETKIFPRVEVYYNGFIPVNQNVQNISVKEELLRLKSEYFIVGVVARMEIQKRMDNALKILQSLLNSGEKVFFVFFGEGPLLNDMRSLSAQLNVSDNCRFYGYVQNAPSNFDCFDIILFTSDWEGLPLTYWEAMANSIPIVSTDVGGAKEILVENNCGLVFPKGNIEAGKLSVQRLIDDKAFRLSLGKNGNRVLKQKYNMTLFKNYFEDLYENIIK
- a CDS encoding WecB/TagA/CpsF family glycosyltransferase, producing MILPNKYSIGRVGVSDVNFKRLILLNETAILNRTKIRIAYLNHFIFNLTYKDNYLTKLINNIEIIHPDGIGIWLACRFIGEQKIKRFNWTDHALNYLRECEIRGWSIFFLGSTTDYLELVKCNLLKLYPNLNLSGMHNGYNNLSEEHLISIINNSNTDILWVGLGSPKQEVWISNHCKKLNVPVIQAVGDIFSFLAGKRRRGPVILQRLGLEWIFRVFSEPRRLWKRYLIGIPLFIFRIAKLKISNVK
- a CDS encoding glycosyltransferase family 4 protein, with the translated sequence MKIVLIGKYNFGELLTGPEKVAKRLFTELKKKEKEVYFLTHFFKVPNERISILTKLFGKTEYEEGQIQRRGIIALFLFLIKEKPNIIHIVNSERFIIPIYLYKFIFKSSLVVTKHAVLRHEIRLSGLQLFQQGKIKDIVLEWLEINYSDLICFYTNEQKKLMNKIYGKNPLKYELIDNGIDAEFYDAYENISQWQYLKIVFYNGSDLSVDRGLNIVIDSLNCVNPKIKFELFIIGEVDPNQIKNANFNITRIKLMTKTDLIKFMMDKNIVIKSTSFDTFPIFVAECMAMGIIPIVSTNTGISKYITTGYNGFVYDHNKPNELTQIINNSQTDKYDYCLISKNAREIYYSLNWERISDQYHKIYENLIEN